Sequence from the Rutidosis leptorrhynchoides isolate AG116_Rl617_1_P2 chromosome 3, CSIRO_AGI_Rlap_v1, whole genome shotgun sequence genome:
ACGATTTCAACAACATCCTCGTCAGTAAGTTGTTCCCATAGACCATCAGAAGCAAAAATTACAAACAGGTCTTGGTGGGTCAACTTGCGAGTCAATATCGATGGCTCTGCAGACATTACAGGTCTTTTTATAGGTATAGGAGATGCGTACTGCTGGAACAGAGGATTTCTGTTATACTCTGGTTTCTTCAAGTACACATCTCCGATCGATCTCGACACCTGATCACATAAAATATGTATTATAGAAAACGGTAATTTGTTTGCTGACTTAATTATTCCAATGCTCATAATGTATACTATCAGTTAGAAAAATCTAAGGTTGTAAAAGTCACAAGTCGGGGACGTGTCGCTCGGGAGCTTGGAGGGACGATTCAGTCAATTTGGGACGAAACGGGGACAAGTCGACGTTGACCAACGTTAACTTTTAGTAATACAAAAATTATATAGTACaaataaatatatcaaacataaaacataaatatttcaaacatagataTATGGCATATAATCTAATTttaaaaaatcttatttttttacCTAACTCTGACCCGACTTTTTAGCGTTGACCGACTTTTAAGGCGTTTTGGGCTACTCGGGACGAGCTAGTTCCCAAACCAAAGTGTGGGCCGAGTGTCATACGACTTTTACAACAGTGGAAAATTTACATAACAGAGATACAAGAAATAGTACCTGAATAATGCCTTTTAACCTCCAGACCCCACGAGTATAAACTACTATATGAGAATCGTCAGGATGAAGGGCTTTAACCTCTTTTCTGATTTCCTCATCGCTAACATTATGGTCGGTCGATAACCGTTCAGCCACGGCAGTTGAAGAACTACCTGAAACTTGCCGACCAAGCACAGCCCTTGAGTCTCCAAGATTTGCGACAAAAAGAGTACCATTTGAGATCACGCCAACAAGACAGCATGAACCTACTGATACAATTTGGGGTTTATCCAGCCAGGACTCTTTCACTAAATGTAAGAAATGTGTTTCAGTTGCATCAAATGCCTTCGCTATGACATCTTTCGATAATCCTCCATTTTCAGTAGCAAACACTGAGATTCAATTATGGATGGTTAATAAATGGTCATTCTGCATGTCCATACAGAAATACTGTAATGGAACTCATATGAAACTCGAAAGAAAAAGTTTTCAAGGACTTCTGGCTTCCTTCTAAAACTTCGTATTATCTGCTAACAGTCCCTATCCCTATATGGTATGATATTATTTAGATATTTAATTTTCACTTTAAGATATCAACTTGCGAAATCCCTAATATTTAACTAGGAATACAGTCACAGAAAATATCTTGCAATCAATCTAAAGCTACCTCATTTCAACATTTTTTAGCCACCACTATGAACCAAACGATTAAGCAAATAGTGATAGCTTAAACTATATTGTTCTCAACAGCACCAAAAAAGATAAAACTGTTTCATCAGCCCTAAAAGCAATTGTCACCTAGCACTACCAGTTCTCCGACGCAAATTACGATCCATAGATACAAAGCAACAGTGACACTTGTTCTGATGCACCGCCTTTTCAATACGATGCACCAAAAAAAGGTTCATCATTCAAAAGAAAAAAAACTGCATCAATTTATATAAAATTCTATCAATGTGACCGAACCGATTAGTACATGTGTCGTAAACCTCCCTAACTTAACCTCCAATTTTTACAATATCAATACCCCTATAATTTGCAACTTCTGTTCATGAGCACATGATAACTCTAACAAAGAGACAATATTATATCTTATACTACAAAGATGTAGGTATATTATTAGGCATTAGTTAGGTATATATATAGCATCACCAAAAGTGTAAAGAAATTAGAAACCTTTGTTAGGTCTAGTTCCCTTCTAATCAGACAGTCCTTTGAATACAATTGAAATTGTAATTATTTAATCAAAAACttaagtatattttaattattggTTGGCGGTGTTCAAAAATAAAAACATGTATAGACTTGAACTAAATTAAAAATCACATTTTTTTCAATTCacttgaaataaaaacaaaaatatagcaGAGtaacaaaattagggtttatatcgGTAAAAAAAATTACTCTGTAGGTAAACGAAGAGATGATTAGTGATGAATCGAGCAGCATCAGGACCACCATGACCATCGTAAACACCGACATAAGTTGCAGATGGTAAAGACAAGACTTGAGCTTGATCTTCAAGCGTTGAATTAGCTTGAACAATAGCAATGGAGTATTCACCTGATACGTGTGGTTTTAAGTCGATGTTCCATAATAATCCGTCGTTACTGCCACCAAAGAAACACCGTTCAAGTGGCTTGTAACATGATTCTAACATCATAATAACCTTTTTTGATTTTATTTCTTTGATCTGACACACGGAAACACGTTAATGAGAGAGAGAGGAGAGGATTTTGATCGGGTAGTTGTTTGTTTGGTTGGTTGGATTTGAAGTTTGATATTTTCTTCTTTATTATTGCAGTGTGAAGACTGTAAAGTGGGAGAGAACTTTGTGAATATTCACATtgaattttttaaataaaaatcaaTTTAAGAAATAAAATGCAGGGAGTACTACTTTTCTAAATTTCTAAAGGGATAAAAGTTCAAAAGATAAAATAATTTTATGATAAACAGCGTTCTGAAATCTGAAACAATCAGCTAATACGTTTATTTTTTTTCTCCGTTAGTCCCTAGTTTATACATCGATTGCATGCGGCGTCACGGTGATCCCTTCATTTACAAATGTTGTGCGGATGATCCTTCTATGTAACTTCCGTTAAAAATTTTCGTTAAATCTTGACATGTAAATTGCATGTGAAGGTACGTTCGTCTTTTTACCCTCCATCTTCATCTTTATCACTAAAACAACATAAATCCTATTTAATCAATCTTTCATAATCCAACACAAAAACAAAAAAGTTAAATTCATCTAACCGGAATTTAATACATATCTTCTTCACACGGTTCTTTTTCGAATTAGCGAGGAAGCCTCATATGAACGAGTACATTGACTTCTTCATAGAAGGTAAACCTCGAGTAATCAAGCCCCATGGGGGTCTTCTTCACATAATTCGCAACAAACTAAAATTCAATAATTGATTTGTACTTTAGTAATACGCTGCAATACTTAAATAGTGTGTATGAACAGTGATAAAATCGGTAAACGTTCACCAATTTCATCACAAACTACACACTAATAATGTGCGATAAAATTTGACCAAATCTAATTCAACTGGAAAATAGATAAGTGTCGTTCCAAAATTTAATATATATGATTTTTGGTTTAAAAAAAATTGGAGAATAGAAAATAAAACGAAAATGTATAGTTCTGGTTACCTGCATCTGATGACAGTTGCAGATCAATGGACACGAGAACTCCAAGACTCGCAGATCGGGTAAAAGTAGAGGACATGAAGCGAAAAATG
This genomic interval carries:
- the LOC139900722 gene encoding probable protein phosphatase 2C 63; translated protein: MMLESCYKPLERCFFGGSNDGLLWNIDLKPHVSGEYSIAIVQANSTLEDQAQVLSLPSATYVGVYDGHGGPDAARFITNHLFVYLQMFATENGGLSKDVIAKAFDATETHFLHLVKESWLDKPQIVSVGSCCLVGVISNGTLFVANLGDSRAVLGRQVSGSSSTAVAERLSTDHNVSDEEIRKEVKALHPDDSHIVVYTRGVWRLKGIIQVSRSIGDVYLKKPEYNRNPLFQQYASPIPIKRPVMSAEPSILTRKLTHQDLFVIFASDGLWEQLTDEDVVEIVHKNPRNGIAKRLIRAAIEVAARKREMRYDDIKRIEKGVRRHFHDDITVVVLYLDNHQGWQNRNNSKFQQDIDSDCTSAPLDIFTFNSDNADLSL